The following proteins are encoded in a genomic region of Stegostoma tigrinum isolate sSteTig4 chromosome 2, sSteTig4.hap1, whole genome shotgun sequence:
- the LOC132206210 gene encoding isopentenyl-diphosphate Delta-isomerase 1-like — MLRMALVAYVWQLGSLLRRAAQRQHSVAVPWFSGYTGRRITETMPEINMDNLDEKQVQLLAEMCILIDENDKRIGADTKKNCHLNQNINRGLLHRAFSVFIFNSEGKLLLQQRSDAKITFPGCFTNTCCSHPLNTTTEIEEKDAIGVRQAAQRRLKEEFGIPPQQVPLEEMNYLTRIHYKAQSDGIWGEHEIDYIIFIQKNVTLQPDPNEIQSYCYVSKDELQNLLEKAESNEVKITPWFKLIAEKFLFTWWDNLHNLKQFINHEKIHRM, encoded by the exons ATGCTGCGGATGGCTCTTGTTGCTTATGTGTGGCAGCTCGGCAGCTTGTTGCGTCGAGCTGCTCAGCGCCAACATTCTGTAGCTGTACCCTGGTTTTCTGG ATATACTGGACGAAGGATTACAGAAACAATGCCAGAAATAAACATGGACAACCTGGATGAAAAGCAGGTCCAGCTATTGGCTGAAATGTGCATCCTGATTGATGAGAATGATAAAAGAATTGGAGCAGACACAAAGAAAAATTGCCATCTTAACCAGAACATAAATAGAG GATTACTTCACAGAGCGTTCAGTGTCTTCATCTTCAACAGTGAGGGGAAACTCTTGCTGCAACAGAGATCTGATGCAAAGATCACATTCCCAG gcTGTTTTACAAACACTTGCTGCAGTCACCCTCTGAACACCACAACAGAAATTGAGGAGAAAGATGCTATTGGTGTAAGACAAGCAGCCCAGCGCAGGTTAAAGGAAGAGTTTGGAATACCTCCACAGCAG GTTCCTCTGGAAGAGATGAACTATCTTACACGTATTCACTACAAGGCTCAGTCTGATGGAATCTGGGGAGAACATGAAATTGATTATATAATCTTCATCCAGAAGAATGTAACTTTACAACCTGACCCCAATGAGATACAGAGTTACTGCTATGTGTCTAAAGATGAACTCCAGAACCTTTTGGAAAAGGCAGAAAGCAATGAAGTGAAAATCACACCTTGGTTTAAACTTATTGCTGAAAAGTTTCTTTTTACATGGTGGGATAATCTACATAATCTGAAGCAGTTCATAAATCATGAGAAAATTCATCGGATGTAG